A region of Ramlibacter agri DNA encodes the following proteins:
- a CDS encoding anti-sigma regulatory factor: MPAEDHRGSVPLRAEEDIVASRQKVRVLTQQLKFSLVDQTKMITAASELSRNTLVHGGGGDMHWELLEDGVRRGLRLQFVDQGPGIPDVQLALTDGWTSGGGMGLGLPGSKRLVHEFELQSAPGAGTRVSIVRWK, encoded by the coding sequence TTGCCCGCTGAAGACCATCGAGGCAGCGTGCCGTTGCGGGCCGAGGAGGACATCGTCGCCAGCCGGCAAAAAGTGCGTGTGCTGACCCAGCAGCTCAAATTCTCGCTGGTCGACCAGACCAAGATGATCACCGCGGCCAGCGAGCTTTCGCGCAATACCCTGGTCCACGGCGGCGGCGGTGACATGCACTGGGAACTGTTGGAAGACGGCGTGCGGCGTGGCCTGCGCCTGCAGTTCGTCGACCAGGGCCCCGGTATCCCCGACGTCCAGCTGGCCCTCACCGACGGCTGGACTTCCGGTGGCGGCATGGGCCTGGGCCTGCCGGGCAGCAAGCGCCTGGTGCACGAATTCGAGCTGCAGTCGGCACCTGGGGCCGGCACCCGCGTTAGCATCGTCCGGTGGAAGTGA
- a CDS encoding STAS domain-containing protein, which yields MNRIPILQMGQTLLVTIQVDMQDQMALALQDDLANKIADSGARGVLIDISALEIVDSFVGRMLGSISGISRILDATTVVVGMQPAVAITLVELGLSLEGVRTALNVERGMELLAQGRKETRIAR from the coding sequence ATGAATCGCATCCCGATCCTGCAGATGGGGCAGACGCTGCTGGTCACCATCCAGGTGGACATGCAGGACCAGATGGCGCTGGCGCTGCAGGACGACCTGGCCAACAAGATCGCCGACAGCGGCGCCCGCGGCGTGCTGATCGACATCTCCGCGCTGGAAATCGTGGACTCCTTCGTCGGCCGCATGCTGGGCAGCATTTCCGGCATCTCGCGCATCCTCGACGCCACCACGGTGGTGGTAGGCATGCAGCCGGCGGTGGCCATCACGCTGGTGGAGCTGGGCCTGTCGCTGGAAGGCGTGCGGACCGCGCTGAACGTCGAGCGCGGCATGGAACTGCTGGCGCAGGGCCGCAAGGAGACGCGCATTGCCCGCTGA
- a CDS encoding sensor histidine kinase, with protein sequence MASTDPPDLTHALEASRREAHELRAELEETNRGVLALYAELDAQADQLRQATELKSRFLAYMSHEFRTPINSIRSIARLLIDRVDGPLTEEQARQVEFIQQNATEFAEMVDDLLDLAKVEAGRVEISPAWFEMVDLFSALRGMFKPVLTNPAVNLVFEEPRDVPKLYTDDRKLSQILRNFISNALKFTPKGEVRVSALLQGDRITFSVTDTGIGIAPEFHNTIFQDFAQVRSPLQKRLRGTGLGLSLSKKLAELLGGSVALESEPGKGSVFSVTIPVQLQP encoded by the coding sequence ATGGCGTCCACCGACCCACCGGACCTGACCCACGCGCTCGAGGCAAGCCGCCGCGAGGCGCACGAGTTGCGCGCCGAGCTGGAAGAAACCAACCGCGGCGTGCTGGCGCTCTACGCCGAGCTCGATGCCCAGGCCGACCAGCTGCGGCAGGCCACCGAGCTCAAGAGCCGCTTCCTGGCCTACATGAGCCATGAGTTCCGCACCCCGATCAACTCCATCCGCAGCATCGCGCGCCTGCTGATCGACCGCGTGGACGGCCCGCTCACCGAGGAACAGGCGCGGCAGGTCGAATTCATCCAGCAGAACGCCACCGAGTTCGCCGAGATGGTCGACGACCTGCTGGACCTGGCCAAGGTGGAAGCTGGCCGGGTGGAGATCTCGCCGGCCTGGTTCGAGATGGTCGACCTGTTCTCGGCGCTGCGCGGCATGTTCAAGCCGGTGCTGACCAACCCCGCGGTGAACCTGGTGTTCGAGGAGCCGCGCGACGTGCCCAAGCTCTATACGGACGACCGCAAGCTGTCGCAGATCCTGCGCAACTTCATCTCCAACGCGCTCAAGTTCACGCCCAAGGGCGAGGTGCGCGTCTCCGCGCTGCTGCAGGGCGACCGCATCACCTTTTCGGTCACCGACACCGGCATCGGCATTGCGCCCGAGTTCCACAACACCATCTTCCAGGACTTCGCGCAGGTGCGCTCGCCACTGCAGAAGCGGCTGCGCGGCACCGGCCTGGGCCTGTCGCTCAGCAAGAAGCTCGCCGAGCTGCTGGGCGGCTCGGTCGCGCTGGAGAGCGAACCCGGCAAGGGCTCGGTCTTCTCGGTGACCATCCCGGTGCAACTGCAGCCATGA
- a CDS encoding YybH family protein — protein MDSDEQQIRALVRTWLEASQKGDVETVLGLMSDDVVFLLPGRPPMHKPEFAALARAQAAGDAPRMEGESEIQELQVLGDWAFVRTRLRVVATPAGGPPIERAGHTLTLLRKENGRWLLARDANLLAPVAPPRT, from the coding sequence ATGGACAGTGACGAACAGCAGATCCGGGCCTTGGTGCGCACCTGGCTCGAAGCCAGCCAGAAGGGCGATGTCGAGACCGTGCTCGGCCTGATGAGCGACGACGTGGTGTTCCTGCTGCCGGGCCGCCCGCCCATGCACAAGCCGGAGTTCGCCGCGCTCGCGCGCGCCCAGGCGGCCGGCGATGCGCCGCGCATGGAAGGCGAAAGCGAGATCCAGGAGCTGCAGGTGCTGGGCGACTGGGCCTTCGTGCGGACCCGGCTGCGCGTGGTGGCCACGCCGGCCGGCGGTCCGCCCATCGAACGCGCCGGCCACACTCTGACCTTGCTGCGCAAGGAGAACGGCCGCTGGCTGCTGGCGCGCGACGCCAACCTGCTCGCGCCGGTGGCGCCGCCACGCACCTGA
- a CDS encoding acyl-CoA dehydrogenase family protein: MLLTPDQEMIRDAVRDFAQRELWPHAARWDREHHFPREAHQGLAALGAYGICVPEEFGGAGLDYLSLALVLEEIAAGDGGTSTAISVTNCPVNAILMRYGSAAQKQQWLTKLAQGELLGVFCLTEPHVGSDAAALRTTATRDGDGYVLNGVKQFITSGKNGQLAVVIAVTDKGAGKRGMSAFLVPTDTPGYVVARLEEKTGQHSSDTAQINFENCRIPAASLIGEEGEGYRIALSALEGGRIGIAAQSVGMARSAFEVALAYAKERESFGTAIFNHQAVGFRLADCATQLEAARQLIWHAASLRDAGKPCLKEAAMAKLFASEMAERVCSAAIQTLGGYGYVQDFPVERIWRDVRVCQIYEGTSDVQKILIQRALA, translated from the coding sequence ATGCTGCTGACGCCCGACCAGGAAATGATCCGTGATGCGGTGCGCGATTTCGCGCAGCGCGAACTCTGGCCGCACGCCGCGCGCTGGGACCGCGAGCACCACTTTCCGCGCGAAGCCCACCAGGGCCTCGCGGCGTTGGGCGCCTACGGCATCTGCGTGCCCGAGGAGTTCGGCGGCGCCGGGCTCGACTACCTGAGCCTGGCGCTGGTGCTGGAGGAGATCGCCGCCGGCGACGGTGGCACCAGCACCGCGATCAGCGTCACCAACTGCCCGGTGAACGCCATCCTCATGCGCTATGGGAGTGCGGCGCAGAAGCAGCAGTGGCTGACGAAGCTGGCGCAGGGCGAACTGCTCGGCGTGTTCTGCCTGACCGAGCCGCACGTGGGCAGCGACGCCGCGGCGCTGCGCACGACGGCCACGCGCGACGGTGACGGCTACGTGCTGAACGGCGTCAAGCAGTTCATCACCAGCGGCAAGAACGGCCAGCTGGCCGTCGTCATCGCGGTCACCGACAAGGGCGCCGGCAAGCGCGGCATGAGCGCCTTCCTGGTGCCCACCGACACCCCGGGCTACGTGGTCGCGCGGCTGGAGGAGAAGACCGGCCAGCACTCCAGCGACACGGCGCAGATCAACTTCGAGAACTGCCGCATTCCCGCCGCCAGCCTGATCGGCGAGGAAGGCGAGGGTTACCGCATCGCGCTGTCCGCGCTGGAAGGCGGCCGCATCGGCATCGCCGCGCAGAGCGTCGGCATGGCGCGCAGCGCCTTCGAAGTGGCGCTGGCGTACGCGAAGGAGCGCGAAAGCTTCGGCACCGCCATCTTCAACCACCAGGCGGTGGGCTTCCGGCTGGCCGATTGCGCGACGCAACTGGAAGCGGCGCGCCAGCTGATCTGGCATGCGGCGAGCCTGCGAGATGCCGGCAAGCCTTGCCTGAAGGAAGCCGCGATGGCCAAGCTGTTCGCCAGCGAGATGGCCGAGCGCGTCTGCAGCGCCGCCATCCAGACCCTGGGAGGCTACGGCTACGTGCAGGACTTCCCGGTGGAGCGCATCTGGCGCGACGTGCGCGTGTGCCAGATCTACGAAGGCACGTCGGACGTGCAGAAGATCCTCATCCAGCGGGCGCTGGCGTAG
- a CDS encoding STAS domain-containing protein, with the protein MNQEAEIVLRLLTQHEEQITSEWLEEAGAASSRLTDANRRAMRGEAADLLRTLREGLQASGDPEQFQAAAWTPLREVLATLSRSRAAQGQSAGDTSAFVLAFKRPLFKAIQRELGGDAGRQMATVWTISALVDKMAQWTVSTYQLTREELIKRQQQDLLELSTPVIKLFEGVLAVPMIGTLDSSRTQVVMETLLERIVATGSRLAIIDITGVPTVDTLVAQHLLKTVSAIRLMGAECIISGIRPQIAQTIVHLGIDLQGIATKASLADALELAMEQQGFTVTRTR; encoded by the coding sequence ATGAACCAAGAAGCCGAGATCGTGCTCCGCCTCCTGACGCAGCACGAAGAGCAGATCACTTCCGAGTGGTTGGAGGAGGCAGGAGCCGCTTCCTCCCGCCTGACCGACGCCAACCGGCGCGCCATGCGCGGCGAGGCCGCGGACCTGTTGCGCACCTTGCGCGAAGGCCTCCAGGCCAGCGGCGACCCCGAGCAGTTCCAGGCCGCTGCCTGGACGCCGCTGCGCGAGGTGCTGGCGACGCTGTCACGTTCGCGCGCGGCGCAGGGCCAGTCGGCCGGCGACACCAGCGCGTTCGTGCTCGCCTTCAAGCGGCCGCTGTTCAAGGCCATCCAGCGCGAGCTGGGCGGCGACGCGGGCCGGCAGATGGCAACCGTGTGGACGATCTCCGCGCTGGTCGACAAGATGGCGCAGTGGACCGTGTCCACCTACCAGCTGACCCGTGAGGAACTCATCAAACGGCAACAGCAGGACCTGCTGGAGCTGTCCACCCCGGTGATCAAGCTGTTCGAGGGCGTGCTGGCCGTTCCCATGATCGGCACGCTGGACTCCAGCCGCACGCAGGTGGTGATGGAGACGCTGCTGGAGCGCATCGTGGCGACCGGTTCGCGGCTGGCCATCATCGACATCACCGGCGTGCCCACCGTGGACACGCTGGTGGCGCAGCACCTGCTCAAGACGGTCAGCGCCATCCGGCTGATGGGCGCCGAATGCATCATCAGCGGCATCCGGCCGCAGATCGCGCAGACCATCGTGCACCTGGGCATCGACCTGCAGGGCATCGCGACCAAGGCCAGCCTGGCCGACGCGCTGGAACTCGCCATGGAGCAGCAGGGCTTCACGGTCACGCGCACGCGCTAG
- a CDS encoding YchJ family protein: MTLTHAAPCPCGRRDARGLPLAFARCCGRYLADFPHTPAPDAESLMRSRYCAFLLEDGPYLLGTWHDSRRPASIDFEPGLKWLGLEVRQHRLLDAGHAEVEFVARSRLSGRGHRLHERSRFVREDGRWFYVDGEVS; this comes from the coding sequence ATGACCCTCACGCATGCCGCGCCTTGCCCTTGCGGACGCCGCGACGCGCGCGGCCTGCCGCTTGCCTTCGCGCGTTGCTGCGGCCGCTACCTCGCCGATTTCCCGCACACGCCGGCGCCGGACGCCGAATCGCTCATGCGCTCGCGCTACTGCGCCTTCCTGCTGGAGGACGGGCCCTATCTGCTAGGCACCTGGCACGACTCGCGTCGGCCCGCCTCGATCGACTTCGAGCCCGGCCTCAAGTGGCTCGGGCTGGAGGTGCGGCAGCATCGCCTGCTCGACGCCGGGCACGCCGAAGTCGAATTCGTGGCACGCTCGCGCCTTTCGGGTCGCGGCCACCGGCTGCACGAGCGCAGCCGCTTCGTGCGCGAAGACGGCCGCTGGTTCTACGTGGATGGAGAAGTCTCTTGA
- a CDS encoding rhodanese-like domain-containing protein, with protein MAITKGYRALVDEAMAQVKTYSVVEVRQRLDDPALQLVDIRDVRELQAEGTVPGSYHAPRGMLEFWVDPDSPYFKKIFADAGKEFVLFCGAGWRSALATKTLQDMGMRNVAHIDGGFTEWAKQGGAVETLEERKARKPA; from the coding sequence ATGGCGATCACCAAGGGCTACCGTGCGCTGGTCGACGAAGCGATGGCGCAGGTGAAGACCTATTCCGTAGTCGAGGTGCGGCAGCGGCTGGACGACCCCGCGCTGCAGCTGGTCGACATCCGCGATGTCCGTGAGCTGCAGGCCGAAGGCACCGTGCCGGGCAGCTACCACGCCCCACGCGGCATGCTGGAGTTCTGGGTGGACCCGGACTCGCCGTACTTCAAGAAGATCTTCGCCGACGCCGGCAAGGAGTTCGTGCTCTTCTGCGGCGCCGGCTGGCGCAGCGCGCTGGCCACGAAGACGCTGCAGGATATGGGCATGCGCAACGTCGCCCACATCGACGGCGGCTTCACCGAGTGGGCGAAGCAGGGCGGCGCGGTGGAGACGCTGGAAGAGCGCAAGGCAAGGAAGCCGGCATGA
- a CDS encoding response regulator transcription factor: MALASSPVRMKLGGPQRVLLLAHPQALLAHMTEVVGSIEGLQLAGAFDNAEALVDWTVWDRSGWHVAFVDLTLPGDASRDVIRRLFAQPRPGTVVALSAHLWKEIREDCARMGVYQLIEKGDLVAFRGVLEERMR; the protein is encoded by the coding sequence ATGGCCCTTGCCTCCTCTCCCGTTCGCATGAAGCTTGGCGGCCCGCAGCGCGTGCTGCTGCTGGCGCATCCGCAGGCCCTGCTCGCGCACATGACCGAAGTGGTCGGCTCGATCGAGGGGCTGCAGCTCGCGGGCGCTTTCGACAACGCCGAAGCGCTGGTGGACTGGACCGTGTGGGATCGCAGCGGCTGGCACGTGGCCTTCGTCGACCTCACGCTGCCCGGCGACGCGAGCCGCGACGTCATCCGGCGGCTGTTCGCGCAGCCCCGGCCCGGGACGGTGGTGGCGCTCAGCGCGCACCTGTGGAAGGAGATCCGCGAGGACTGCGCGCGGATGGGCGTCTACCAGCTGATCGAGAAAGGCGACCTGGTCGCCTTCCGCGGGGTGCTGGAAGAGCGGATGCGCTGA
- a CDS encoding glutamate carboxypeptidase, with protein MKLFPPAARLAAVSAAVLACSLPAAAQQRDDALLQAASAEQAAVVRTLESLVNIETGTGNPEGIAAMDNLLEQRLQALGGKVVRHKAVANVVGDNVQATFTGRGGKRILLIAHMDTVYVKGTLAKAPFRVEGNRAYGPGIADDKSGVAVILHTLALLKARNFQDFGQITVLFNTDEERGSFGSRELIQKVAGEHDFVLSFEPTGADHENLTLGTSGIVYYKVGVKGLAAHAGANPEAGVNAAVEASDIVLRTMDLDDRSRELRFNWTVVKAGQVSNIIPDDAYLEANIRYGRKEDLDGLLKTLEDRIEHKKRVPKAENKITVDYGRPAFNADADGKRMIEKAVAIYRETGAELKVSQRGGGGTDAAYAALSGKPVIESLGLPGFGYHSNQAEYVMVDAIPRRLYLASRLVMDLAQGR; from the coding sequence TTGAAGTTGTTCCCGCCCGCGGCCCGTCTCGCCGCCGTGTCCGCCGCCGTCCTCGCCTGCAGCCTGCCCGCCGCGGCGCAACAGCGTGACGATGCCCTGTTGCAGGCCGCCAGCGCGGAGCAGGCCGCTGTGGTCCGCACGCTGGAAAGCCTGGTGAACATCGAGACCGGCACCGGCAACCCCGAAGGCATCGCCGCCATGGACAACCTGCTGGAGCAGCGCCTGCAGGCGCTGGGCGGCAAGGTCGTGCGGCACAAGGCGGTGGCCAACGTGGTGGGCGACAACGTGCAAGCCACCTTCACGGGCCGCGGCGGCAAGCGCATCCTGCTGATCGCGCATATGGACACCGTCTACGTCAAGGGCACGCTGGCCAAGGCGCCCTTCCGCGTGGAGGGCAATCGCGCCTACGGCCCCGGCATCGCCGACGACAAGAGCGGCGTGGCCGTCATCCTGCACACGCTGGCGCTGCTGAAGGCGCGCAACTTCCAGGACTTCGGGCAGATCACCGTGCTGTTCAACACGGACGAGGAGCGCGGCTCCTTCGGCTCGCGCGAGCTGATCCAGAAGGTGGCCGGCGAGCACGACTTCGTGCTGTCTTTCGAGCCCACCGGAGCCGACCACGAGAACCTCACGCTGGGCACTTCCGGCATCGTCTACTACAAGGTCGGCGTCAAGGGCCTGGCCGCGCACGCCGGCGCCAACCCCGAGGCCGGCGTCAATGCCGCCGTGGAAGCCTCGGACATCGTGCTGCGCACCATGGACCTGGACGACAGGAGCCGCGAGCTGCGCTTCAATTGGACGGTCGTGAAGGCGGGCCAGGTGTCCAACATCATCCCGGACGACGCCTACCTGGAAGCCAACATCCGCTACGGCCGCAAGGAAGACCTCGACGGCCTGCTGAAGACGCTGGAAGACCGCATCGAACACAAGAAGCGCGTCCCCAAGGCGGAAAACAAGATCACCGTGGATTACGGCCGTCCCGCCTTCAACGCCGATGCGGACGGCAAGCGCATGATCGAGAAGGCCGTCGCGATCTACCGCGAAACCGGCGCCGAACTCAAGGTCTCGCAGCGTGGCGGCGGCGGCACCGACGCCGCCTATGCCGCGTTGTCCGGCAAGCCGGTCATCGAGAGCCTGGGCCTGCCCGGCTTCGGCTACCACAGCAACCAGGCCGAATACGTGATGGTCGACGCCATCCCGCGCCGCCTGTACCTCGCCAGCCGCCTGGTGATGGACCTGGCGCAAGGCCGCTAA
- a CDS encoding HAD family hydrolase, which produces MKERFDAVLFDCDGVLVDSETITCSVLRDMLEEAGWKLTLAECMRIFVGKAVKDEHALIEAHTGQPLGEEWFVRFRERRNEGLAARVQPIANAVAAVAGLSERFQGRLACCSGADRFKVELQLKKCGLLPYFEGRVFSGHETPRSKPFPDVYLAAMEVLGVQAGRSAVVEDTVTGVRAGVAAGATVFGYSPPEAGHDAPAVLREAGAQVIFTNMAQLPTLLD; this is translated from the coding sequence TTGAAGGAACGCTTCGACGCCGTGCTGTTCGACTGCGACGGCGTGCTGGTGGACAGCGAAACGATCACCTGCAGCGTGCTGCGCGACATGCTGGAAGAGGCGGGCTGGAAGCTCACGCTCGCCGAGTGCATGCGCATCTTCGTCGGCAAGGCTGTGAAGGACGAACACGCGCTGATCGAAGCCCACACCGGCCAGCCGCTCGGCGAAGAGTGGTTCGTGCGCTTTCGCGAGCGCCGCAACGAAGGCCTGGCCGCGCGCGTGCAGCCCATCGCGAATGCGGTGGCGGCCGTGGCCGGCCTCAGCGAGCGCTTCCAGGGCCGGCTGGCCTGCTGCTCCGGCGCCGACCGCTTCAAGGTGGAACTGCAGTTGAAGAAGTGCGGCCTTCTGCCTTACTTCGAGGGCCGCGTCTTCAGCGGCCACGAGACGCCGCGCTCCAAGCCCTTCCCCGATGTCTACCTCGCGGCGATGGAGGTGCTGGGCGTCCAGGCAGGCCGCAGCGCGGTGGTCGAGGACACGGTGACGGGGGTGCGCGCCGGCGTCGCGGCAGGGGCCACGGTGTTCGGCTACAGCCCGCCGGAAGCGGGGCACGATGCACCGGCCGTCTTGCGCGAAGCGGGGGCGCAAGTCATATTCACGAACATGGCGCAGTTGCCGACGCTCCTCGATTGA
- a CDS encoding ATP-binding protein: MEVITGSHHVVFPMDDASRVGEARRHAARLAHENGFEEVEAGRLALVVTELATNLVRHAHKGRLLLAARPLRAEVEVVSIDEGPGIADVERSLGDGYSTGGTPGTGLGAVRRLASEFDLHSSVPGGTLAVARIRSRMPAQAGGDNAICVGAISLAAPGEHVCGDAWAFAVHGNKSAMAVVDGLGHGPDAAEAADAAIAVFQAEPMVAPRQLLERMHARLRSTRGAAVALLQADATADVVRLAGAGNVVGRLVSGTSDRTLLTQHGTAGVTIRTPDETLLPWPAHALLVVCSDGINTRWQPDILVPVLGRDPTLAAALLVRDHCRGRDDATVAVLRRKD, from the coding sequence GTGGAAGTGATCACCGGCAGTCACCATGTCGTCTTCCCCATGGACGACGCCAGCCGCGTAGGCGAGGCGCGCCGCCATGCCGCGAGGCTGGCGCATGAGAACGGCTTCGAAGAGGTGGAGGCCGGCCGGCTGGCGCTGGTCGTCACCGAGCTCGCCACCAACCTGGTGCGCCACGCACACAAGGGCCGGCTCCTGCTGGCCGCACGACCGTTGCGGGCGGAGGTGGAGGTGGTGTCCATCGACGAAGGGCCGGGCATCGCCGACGTGGAGCGTTCGCTGGGCGATGGCTATTCCACCGGTGGCACGCCCGGCACCGGCCTCGGCGCGGTGCGCCGGCTGGCCAGCGAGTTCGACCTGCATTCCAGCGTGCCCGGCGGCACGCTGGCCGTGGCGCGGATCCGCTCGCGCATGCCGGCGCAGGCCGGCGGCGACAACGCGATCTGCGTGGGCGCGATCTCGCTCGCCGCACCGGGCGAGCACGTCTGCGGCGACGCCTGGGCCTTCGCCGTGCATGGCAACAAGTCGGCCATGGCCGTGGTCGACGGTCTCGGCCATGGGCCCGACGCGGCGGAGGCCGCGGATGCGGCGATCGCCGTGTTCCAGGCGGAGCCCATGGTCGCGCCGCGCCAGTTGCTGGAGCGCATGCACGCGCGGCTGCGCAGCACGCGCGGCGCCGCGGTGGCGCTGCTGCAGGCCGACGCCACGGCGGATGTGGTCCGCCTGGCCGGCGCGGGCAATGTCGTCGGCCGCCTCGTGTCCGGGACCAGCGACCGCACATTGCTCACGCAGCATGGCACCGCCGGCGTCACCATCCGCACGCCCGACGAGACGCTGTTGCCCTGGCCGGCCCACGCGCTCCTGGTGGTCTGCAGCGACGGCATCAACACGCGCTGGCAGCCGGACATCCTGGTGCCGGTGCTGGGCCGCGATCCCACTCTTGCGGCCGCGCTGCTGGTGCGCGACCATTGCCGGGGGCGCGACGACGCGACCGTCGCCGTGCTCCGGCGGAAGGATTGA